A stretch of DNA from Juglans microcarpa x Juglans regia isolate MS1-56 chromosome 5D, Jm3101_v1.0, whole genome shotgun sequence:
gcagaaggaccacggagtcggcacgagaccatctcgtccgatcccattgtcgcccggcgacaacccaggggacgttactcagtatattccgctcccgagtaaccagaggagctccaccgagttaatgccccatctcggcttggggtcgtgatacacacgcaccaaaaatatcatcacataaaatcatagcttttcaaagcacatgaacatgaatgcaatacacgaaaacccagttttcttttacaaacatgatcatgcatgaaatgatgaaatgcacatgtaccaacacaacatccaaaccaacaaataccaatccaatcaaaaccaaccaaacaactccaatcacaaatccatccgacccacgaactcctcggactcagtccggcatgccaaaaacacagtgaaatgggttagtgcaaaaatacatttaaattacgaaagttctttggagaaatacttacagtgcaatataataattttccgagaattgcgaagttgaaaaaagcgacgtttgagcaacaccacagtgtaaaatacactgtggccgtgggtcacaattaccaactttccaacgaggacaaacgaagacccaagattgatagggtagggcctagggaggtcggtgaagctagtggtggtggtggtttgccgtgggtggcggcgcaaggggcggttttaggcccgaaaagtgcaaatcggagatggacttggtggggcttcaccggtgacggatcggagctggggttgggtccaatgggttgccaagaggccggggatgaagtggtaggaagatggtggccggaggtggcgcgacggcggcgcaatggaggaaaacgtgccgcggcgtcgtgggtttcgtgggcttcgtggaggctaacggcggcacgaacggcggtgatactggtggggtaggacggccggcggctggggagtctaatgggctgggcggtgacgaccaccgccggcggacggcggcgctgggagtagacaagggaaacgggcggaggagaggggaggagagagaggaatcgcgcgggagaggaaggaataaggagaaaagaaaaaaaagaaaaaaaagaggaaaagaaaaaggagaggaaagaaaaagagggaaaaagaaatgaggtccaatcctcataacttgggtcacaaaaatgatccaacggaaacgattttaaaaccacaagttaaataaaataatttaaacgtaatggtaaagtcaaattgaaataattaaatcccacggtaattaatttaaatattaaaagtaatttaaatgcacaacaataaataaatattaagaaagcacataaaaattaattttcaccaaataaaaatcatagaaataaactcacaaaaatccaaccaatttaaaataagagaaattattttaattacataaaaataattccttcagtaaaaatacactaaaatacggggtgttacatcctcccccccttaaaaaaaatttcgtccacgaaattggcaaggtccacattaagactaagacaggaataagattcaactaagagcagactaagaacataccgccaaaatagtctggcaaggccactctataagcaacaagcgcaaccttctctacgatcagaaaatggccaacacatcttggacatcaacaatcgcccaaattgagttcttcccactaggagtcctcggcaaccctaccacaaaatccatagaaatatcatcccacttccactctggaatagggagaggttgaagtctaccttgatgctcaaccttaactagacggcacgtggcacattcctcaatgagcatggcactatccatcatactcattttagtcccccaatgacacatcacgaccagtattcctagagtgactgctatccaaaaatctcatttcctcgagaaccttaatacaacatccaataaattccaatgatcaaaagcccttacaataatatgtgccaactgcaatcaactcctatgctccaacttctaaacctttattgaattctactattggaaacctaatagccacttccaatgttaaccatcaataacaaattgcacaaccaaatgattaatctccaattacaaatatcttctcaaaattcaagtcaccgttaattcttcaaatcagcacaacttgaattcctgactacaacaaaaataccacgcttctgctgcgcactctgattcgccacatgcataaaacattacgttctcatgaaactaacaccatcgagtacaaggtggctccaccctactaaccaaaacccttatcacaatttggtagaaaaacactctctctcccaaaaccacgagttataactcaaattcctcaattaacttctgctgccttgatcaaaatcaaattcaaaaaaaatacaaccatgatcaaagacagaaacccaatatcaaacaacctcagcatcccaaattgaaaataaccaacctcaacccaaaatacactcatctcttctaagataagaaacatactttaaaagactcaattccaacctagcgaatcaaaaagagtgcctagagacttctacctaacaacctaaacccgaaagctcaccaactacattctaaacatcctctaatctaacggtgactaaactcacagcgaaccaccattgacttcaccaaaacattaacaaaacttccttggtaactcgcccacctatttctactccaataagctagtattaacacaactagttccttcaatagcacatcactattaaacctcagggcaaaccatactgatcaaatcttcaatctacccaaagccattgcaaagcacccaaggatcctaatgctttattacccccacatacttgatcatattatccactgttgatgcctaagcttcaaatatcttttcatataccatacgtgacatcccatcaatctcacttcaagttaaataacaatgtccttcattcaaccaactagatgctcaaactccaaaagaaagtataaccttaaaatttaaattcctaggtaacctcgagtcacaattaattcctgaagataatcacaacaactattcccaaccatgattcagtgagtaacccacttcaattgcacacttcgatcaactccccaaaaactccaagccaaagtctcttgaattactactattgggttgactcctcttccacaccaaccaaaaccacttctttcaaaccaaatgagactaggacctatactctccgaaatccataaccactcaccactactatacatcaatcttacgcacccttagccaaaaccaataatcctccaaacgtgcaggtggtcatcattaccatttccatcactaaacctatatcctcgaaatcaataagaatcatttctttaatcgtcaccatctattatccttaaaattgatatggattaaatcctcaacctgacactgtaacctcaagctaaaaacaattattaactgaactagatcaacatcctccatttccaaagaaattttccccaaaaaaaaaaaatttttcatatcaataactcaactcagatccatcctattttaattcagccattcaactctgcaattctaaaaccttaacccaaatataaatcatttcctgaaatcctcaagatcgatgaactcaaatctaaaacattcgccttataaaacttgtaaattctaaaaaccccaaatgttatcaaattgcttatcgaggtcggcaagatcaaaaacttctagtctaagtaatctcttaattgcttgttgaacctaccagcttaaatcccattaacttattttctaaaaaaaaaaaaactatggggccacaaaccttagatgaacatctcataaatctaacattgacattcgttgaacttacaaccccctacctcaaagactcattacctaaattctacggaacctaaatcctcaattatcctaagcaattaaaaactattcccctccttagcaacAACTTGaatacctaatccaaagagttctcccagATCCTGATAttcgagccttgatattaaaacaaccaatcaccaagagttcaggcctactataccaatgtttaagcctaacaatggccttctcagtcgtaccatcttcctgtcataacataacccttaacccacctttcaatttcgaacaaaacaaaataaaataaaattccataaataaaataacgtacgacaaaatgcataaaaccaattaagtagttcaccataaaataaatataacaataaaataatccgccataaaataaaacaattaaattaaaatgacatacaaataaataaataaataacaaaattattatacaataaaataaataaacaccaaaattattatacattaaaataaataaacaacagaattattatacaataaaataaataaagccgataaaaccatactcaaccaaaggtaaacactaattaaaacaataaaatcaaataacgtcaattaacatcaattaacataaaataaaatagtaataaactcataatataaaataaataacttaacttgcaccacttaaacaaaaattttattattttaaaataataaaaataattttctggtactatcctaagggacatgtggttttagccagagccgaactgctctgataccacctgtggcgcccccaatcccccttataaaaatacacagggatcgagacgccaggatggtgacaacacggtcacacatcccaacgaagtgccagtgtgtgtaaatgcaacagtgttcaaataaaataacgcagcggatagtcaactaagtaccagaatttaattacaatcaaacatcagtaaagatttaaatagcagttatacagtcatccctgaaaatattttacattagttctaaatgtacaaacgagtgatcctagatcactcctcaggcggagccgtctcctccggctcgccctcctcctcctcagcatcaaaatctgcgacaccacaaaatggtctcgcaggtaagtataacccaaacaacaatataatacaaaatgtattaaatgcaactaacatgtatgcacatgaaaacatgcattttccacaaaacatcattttcccgaaaatgataaatttccaacacacaccaaaatcccattttggtccaaattatccataaatcattttcccagaaaatgatttacccaaaaatcaactcgcactattttcccagaaaatagtgcattaatcccaaatgcaccatgcattatttccatatgcaccatggtctcccctatggaccatccgcacgtcctggcttcgcagcggtgctcagttccgcgcccagcgcgtacgtgaccaagcactcacactacgcaacgagcgatgcccagttccgcgcccagcgcgtacgtggccagacatcctctagtccccgccagcagaaggaccacggagtcggcacgagaccatctcgtccgatcccattgtcgcccggcgacaacccaggggacgttactcagtatattccgctcccgagtaaccagaggagctccaccgagttaatgccccatctcggcttggggtcgtgatacacacgcaccaaaaatatcatcacataaaatcatagcttttcaaagcacatgaacatgaatgcaatacacgaaaacccagttttcttttacaaacatgatcatgcatgaaatgatgaaatgcacatgtaccaacacaacatccaaaccaacaaataccaatccaatcaaaaccaaccaaacaactccaatcacaaatccatccgacccacgaactcctcggactcagtccggcatgccaaaaacacagtgaaatgggttagtgcaaaaatacatttaaattacgaaagttctttggagaaatacttacagtgcaatataataattttccgagaattgcgaagttgaaaaaagcgacgtttgagcaacaccacagtgtaaaatacactgtggccgtgggtcacaattaccaactttccaacgaggacaaacgaagacccaagattgatagggtagggcctagggaggtcggtgaagctagtggtggtggtggtttgccgtgggtggcggcgcaaggggcggttttaggcccgaaaagtgcaaatcggagatggacttggtggggcttcaccggtgacggatcggagctggggttgggtccaatgggttgccaagaggccggggatgaagtggtaggaagatggtggccggaggtggcgcgacggcggcgcaatggaggaaaacgtgccgcggcgtcgtgggtttcgtgggcttcgtggaggctaacggcggcacgaacggcggtgatactggtggggtaggacggccggcggctggggagtctaatgggctgggcggtgacgaccaccgccggcggacggcggcgctgggagtagacaagggaaacgggcggaggagaggggaggagagagaggaatcgcgcgggagaggaaggaataaggagaaaagaaaaaaaagaaaaaaaagaggaaaagaaaaaggagaggaaagaaaaagagggaaaaagaaatgaggtccaatcctcataacttgggtcacaaaaatgatccaacggaaacgattttaaaaccacaagttaaataaaataatttaaacgtaatggtaaagtcaaattgaaataattaaatcccacggtaattaatttaaatattaaaagcaatttaaatgcacaacaataaataaatattaagaaagcacataaaaattaattttcaccaaataaaaatcatagaaataaactcacaaaaatccaaccaatttaaaataagagaaattattttaattacataaaaataattccttcagtaaaaatacactaaaatacggggtgttacaccccCGACCCCCGCGTACAGAAACACAGGAATCGTgatgtcgggatgatgacaacacggatcacgcatcccaacgataagtgctcaagtgtgtgcaacatgcaagaagtgcacaacaaaagtcgcagcATTATGAGTTAGCCAACTAAATACTAGATATTTAAATacagatatccaaaataaattgtcTTTAAAACgttatacagttatctaatataaatataatacaaactaAATACATAGCCAAAAAGTGGGAGACAAATCCCAATATAGGAGtaagtgatcccaaatcacttttCCTgcagagccgaatcctcaggctcttcgtcctcatctgtatcaaaatctttgATACCgtaaaatggtaccgcagggcATCGAATATCGTGACATTAtgaatctcaacaagtaatcaaccaagcaaCCCAAGAGATAAAAGTGCATTAATGCAGCCAACAAACATGTGTACCTGATGCAACGCAAATGTAAcccaaaaacctcatttttcacaaaaatgattatttttcaacacaaGCCAAAAATCCCGTTTGACCAAAAACAAGCCATGAATAAtatttgtcattttcccagaaaatgacccaacataatcatttatcgggcactgtaggtgggaatcacaggtggaactctaccaccatccctgcttaccaccatccctactgcatgcactgtaggtgggactataccaacatccctactgcgtgcaccgtaggcgggaatcacaggcgggattataccaccatccctgcttaccaccatccttacagttctttttcacacaagaggtacctatcagagcactataggcgggaattacaggcgggactctaccaccatcctagtttactaccatccctaccgcatgcaccgtaggcgagaatcacaggcgggattATATCACcacgggactataccaccatccctgcttaccaccatccctactgcatgcaccgtaggcgggaatcacaggccggactataccaccatccctataatctcttttcctttctctcaaaccgatcaatccaatcatttcaaacatacccaAAATCATTTCTCCCTTGAAAACCCAGTATTTCAAGTATACAAGATGTGTGCAATTATGCGTAAACCTAGTTTTCATTTATAGACATGAACATGCATtatgacacaacacaaatatccaaTAGCTAACAAAATCGAGCATAATCTaatcacacaacaactccatcctccaatccaaccaacccccttactccttggactcaattcggcacaaccaaccagttcatagtaaatatgagttagtgcaaaaatgcatttaaatctcaaattttttgaaaaaatacttacagtgctataatatacttttcgaaggatcacaAATATGCTAGAAGTGGCAGCGCAACAATGAAACAGTGTATTTTAGACTATGGTCATGGGTCTCAAAAGCCCAACTTTTGAACGAGGACAAGCGAAGACTTGGGATGGCTAGGGAAAGGCTTAGGGGTGTTGGTGAGGCTAATGGaagtggtggttggccgtggatGGTGACGTGGGTGGCGGTTGGAGTCCACAAAGCTCAAATCAGAAAATGAGTTAGAGGAGCCTCAaaggtggcagatcggggctgAACTTGGGTGGGGTAGGTGGCTAGGAGGCCACCAGTGTTGTGGTGAAAATATGGTAGCGCGATGGCGGCGCTAGAGCACAAAGGTCGTGCtgcttgaagccgtgcgtggagaaGATTGGCGGCGCGAGAGGGGCTGAATACAGAGGGGGGTGGTTGCCGGCCAGtggggaagaggttgggaggggCAGTGACAGCCACGACGGTGCTCAGAGGTGCGTTgggagggaagaaaaaaatgaacggGGAAGGGGAAGGAAGACGTCATGCGCGGGAGGGAGAAGCAGAGGGAAAAGAAGacgaaaaagaaagagaagaaggaaaaagaaaaagagggaaaaagaaaaaaagaaaaagttaggaAATTAAATGAGGTCAAATCCTtacatcttgagtcacaaaatgatccaacgaaaagaatttcaaaacggcgaattaaataaaataatttaaacctattgactaaataaaaataaaataattaaatccaacaataaactaatttaaaataaagagcaatttaaatgcataacaataattaatattaagaaaacatatcaaaataaatttcacaacttaaaaatcataaaaataaaccaacgaaaaattcgataaattttaaacaagagaaccaatatttaaattagttaaaataaccattcaattaaaatacaccaAAATATAGGAGGGGTATCacagattttatggatgaagcattttctccaagaactaggggttagttAAGAAAACTACAAgatacattgtgatagtcaaagtgctctagacttgagcaagaattcaatgtaccattcccgcaccaagcatattgatatccgctatcattggatatgtgaagcgatggaacaacagctattgaagcttgtgaagatccatacgaaagagaatccagcagaCATGCTAacgaaggtggttacaagtgagaagtTTGAGTTATCCAGAGACATAATTGGAATGGATAGCATCTAGGTAGATGGGCttggagggggagaattgttgaagtccATGCCCAAGCCTGAGCAGTCCACAATGGCTGCTCCGCGCTCAGCAGGTAACTCTCTCTTACCAATTGAATgcaaattaaatgcattcatactaATATTTGCCTATAAATTGAGGCTCCCACTAAGAGCCTCAGACACACcaaggaagaagaggaaagagagagttAGGACAGCtctaagagaaaagaagagagttgagttgagtggagtatGATCCTCTacttctgtaatattttcttgtgttctactatttattagtgaagcttttttctgtggatgtaggtaGTTGTCAAACCatttaaattcttggtgtcactgaatACGTCGGTATGCTCTTTTATTTTCGTTTTTATTCATTCCGCTGTATTGATTTCCCCAACAGAGTTGGCACCAGTTAACACAACGTGAATGAATAGATCTTCATGAACTTTGTTTGCAACATGTTCCCACCGATAAACAAGCTTGGCTGCATTTTGTTCCAAGTTCCTATTAACTGTGAATACAGTCACAGTTGATGGAACATGAACCAGCTTGATTTTCCTTGCAACAATGATTCCAAAACTGGACCCTCCACCTCCTCGAATTAATGGCCGAAAACAAATCATCCCCCAAGGGTTTTCTATCAAGGATTCTACCCTTGACGTCAATCATTTGTGCGTCAATAATATTATCTGTAGCAAGGCCATATTTGCGCATCAAGGTGCCATATCCTCCCCCACTGAAGTGTCCACCAACACCCACAGTCGGGCAAAGTCCCGCCGGAAAGCCAAAATTTATACTTTTCTCGGCAATCCTATAATAAACTTCACCAATAATGGCGCCGGATTCAACCCAAGCCGTGCCATCTTCTGCATCAAAACTGATTGATCGAAgatttatcatatatatcgATTATGAGAAATGGAATATCAGATACATAAGAAAGGCCATCATAATCATGACCACCGCTTCTAACTCTGATTTGCAGGCCATTCTTTTGGGAACAATTAATGGCTGCTTGAATTTGGGAGACATGCGATGGCGTAACAATGACTAGAGGTTTCGGGGTGGCAGGTGTTGAGAATctagaaaactgcttatttatgGTCTGTTATTTCctgcgaaaatgattatttcttgctaaaatgagttaatttgttttcattgcaaataatcATTCTCGTCGCAAATAATCCGTTATAAATGCTCGTTTTAATTCTACTTAaagactttattatttttaaagtagttCTCGTATGGCATTTTCTTTAAGAAGAAGCAGctgcttaattaatatattttaattgacaATGCTTTAATTTAGTATTCTAGATAGTAAAATACCCTCaagtatatatagatatatagagctcgtatttttatctaaaattatttttgtatatatcaaattataagctacctaatcatttattttaatcgCAATTAATTTATCCATAGAAATATATTGGACAATGATCGTGGATTTTTTCCACCTTCTGCTGCCCATATGtcaaatttttgttgaaaaagaaagcattttttAGCGGCGCGCTTCCTGTGATTGGCAATTGTTAGAGACTTTCTCTGTAGTTCtgagtattatatataatcgagGCTAAGGTCTCGTTgataatgatataaaatgagatgagataagatgattttatacaagtcaaataaaatattattataatgttattttttaatattattattattttagaatttaaaaaaattgaattgtttattatatttatgtagaaatttaaaaaaattataaggatgagaggagatgagatgagaggtttCCGTATCCAAACGAGGCTAAGAGCTGGTTGGTGATGTAATTGAGTATCATTAATTCATAACTACCAAacaaacatatcaaaatatataattgacgtaaatgaaaactatatatatattattaatggacataaacatgtcacaaaatacaatatatatttttctttctatatatatatatatatatatatatgcatcatcaGCAGACTATATGCCTCAATTTGTGGAAACCCTTTTATTTTACAATGCACATAAAATATCGATATATATGGCCTTTATGATATGTGCTTATTAATTGGAATAATAGGTAAAACATGATAGAGAGAGGATTTATTGTTCAGTGCAATATCTTCTGTAATTAAAATCACCTCTCACCAGGATGAAAGAGCCAGGATGCTTTGTTCATTCCTGAAGAAATCATTGGGATCGACCATGGTCTTCACACGAACGAACCTGTTAAAGTTGCTCTTGAAATATTTAGTACCCCATATACTTGCCCGTCTATAGCTTGTGTGGCCTTCCTTACTATTTGCTCCTATGTCAAGGTCCCTATAATTTATGTATGCAGCTCTTGGAGATTTTGAAACATAGGCAGCCATGTAACTGTAAAGCCTTCTGATCCAACTTATATGTCTCTCAGATGCCGcaattccttcttcttcccaatACACCAAGTGTTGGATTTTGTAGATGTTACCAGCTCTATGTGGGAAAGGAATTGCAAATTCTGAGATTTCACTCATTATTCCCCCATACGGACTCAGGATCAATTATGCTTCCTCGGCCTCTTTTTGGTAAAATCTCTCCCAAATCCCTTTCAAACCAACTTCTGGAATAGGTTCCATCACATAGTCAgattttgctttgaaaaaagttggTCTTGTTAGAGGAGTCCTGCTTAGCAATACATCCAAGGATTCCCCACTTGGAAACCCGGCGAAGTAGAGGGTAGATTCAATCCAGCTCTTTTCAGTGCAATCTTCTCTTACCAAACCCAATTCAGGGAAGCTCTCTTGCATCAATGAAAGGAGATTATCTATCCCTCCCAGATACAAGGAATTAAATGAAGCTTGTATTGTTCTCCTCCCTTCTTGGCTAGAATTGGCAGCACTTAAGATGACACGAATGAATAGGTCTTCATCAAGCTTGTCTGCAACATATTGCCACCGATGAACAAGCTTGGTTGCATTTTGTTCCAAGTTCCTATTAACTGTGAATACAGTCACAGTTGATGGAACATGAACCAGCTTGATTTTCCACGCAACAATGACTCCAAAGCTGGCCCCTCCACTTCCTCGAATGGCCCAAAATAGATCTTCTCCCATGGATTCTCTGTCAAGGATTCTGCCCTTAACATCAATCATTTGGGCGTCAACAATATTATCTGCAGCAAGGCCATATTTGCGCAACATGGTGCCGTACCCTCCCCCACTGAAGTGTCCACCAACACCCACTGTCGGGCAAACTCCCGCCGGAAAGCCAAAGTTTCTACTTTTCTCGGCAATCCTATAGTATACTTCACCGATAATGGCACCGGCTTCAACCCATGCAGTTCCATTTTCTACATCAACATTGATTGAATGAAGATTTATCAGATCGATTATGACAAATGGAACATAAGAAACATAAGAAAGACCCTCATAATCATGACCACCGCTTCTAACTCTTATTTGCATGCCATGTTTTTGGGAACACTTAATGGTTGCTTGAATTTGGGAGACATGCAATGGCGTAATAATGACTAGAGGTTTCGGGGTGGCAGGTGTTGAGAATCTAGGATTTCGTATGGAGAATTCCAATACAGATGAATATGAGGAATTGAACGGGGTGTAAATGACTTGAGAAATTGAGGAGGTGGAGTTTCCAGCATGAAGGGTCAGGCATTGAAGGAAGTCTTCATGAGTGTGAGCCGAAGTTGCccataaaaatgagaaaagaagtGTAATAACAAATGGAATAAGCACCGAAGAGCTAACGGGCTccatttttgtttgtgtttctGTGCTAAAAATAGGATGCGAGCATCCttatttattgtgttatgaGGAGATATAGTATACGTAATTTGTTGAATACTTGCAAATTTCGTacatagaaagagaaaaaattcgAAGCTATCGTGCACGTAGTAATGCCCAAATTGCATGGTATTTGAC
This window harbors:
- the LOC121265004 gene encoding LOW QUALITY PROTEIN: berberine bridge enzyme-like 18 (The sequence of the model RefSeq protein was modified relative to this genomic sequence to represent the inferred CDS: substituted 1 base at 1 genomic stop codon), translated to MEPVSSSVLIPFVITLLFSFLWATSAHTHEDFLQCLTLHAGNSTSSISQVIYTPFNSSYSSVLEFSIRNPRFSTPATPKPLVIITPLHVSQIQATIKCSQKHGMQIRVRSGGHDYEGLSYVSYVPFVIIDLINLHSINVDVENGTAWVEAGAIIGEVYYRIAEKSRNFGFPAGVCPTVGVGGHFSGGGYGTMLRKYGLAADNIVDAQMIDVKGRILDRESMGEDLFWAIRGSGGASFGVIVAWKIKLVHVPSTVTVFTVNRNLEQNATKLVHRWQYVADKLDEDLFIRVILSAANSSQEGRRTIQASFNSLYLGGIDNLLSLMQESFPELGLVREDCTEKSWIESTLYFAGFPSGESLDVLLSRTPLTRPTFFKAKSDYVMEPIPEVGLKGIWERFYQKEAEEAXLILSPYGGIMSEISEFAIPFPHRAGNIYKIQHLVYWEEEGIAASERHISWIRRLYSYMAAYVSKSPRAAYINYRDLDIGANSKEGHTSYRRASIWGTKYFKSNFNRFVRVKTMVDPNDFFRNEQSILALSSW